AGGCGGATGGCCCGACTCCCGTCCGAACGGATCTTCCACCCGAGCCACCACAAACAATTCCAGGGAATTCTCATCCAGGGCCCCCTCGCTGCGGACGATTTTGCCTTTCCAAACATGCTCGGATGCCCCGCCGATGGCGTTTCGAAATTCCACGTCCAGAGGCGGATCCCCGGCGGTTTGAGGAACTTTCAGAAAGGGCAATTCCCTTCCGGCAATCGGAAGCCGCACTTCAACCGCGTCGATGGCGAAAATCGTGCCGAGGGGGACGCTCGGGCTGACGAGTTGACCAAGCCCGACGAATCGTTTGCGCACACACCCTTTGAAGGGAGCCCGAATGGACGTTCGCTCCAAGTCCCGTCGTGCCCGTTCCGCTTGCGCCTGCGCGGAATCAAGTTCCGCCTGGGCTTGGGAAAGGCTTGCCGCAGACACATCCGCCTGGGCTTGGGGAATGAGGTTGGACTTCAAACTTTCCTGGTCCCGCAGATGGCTGAGTCGGGCCAGTTGCAGGGCCGCACTCGCGCCCAGAACTCGGGCCTGAGCCACGGCTAAAGCGGTTCGATAATCGTCGGCCTCCAATTCCAACAGCACTTCGCCTGATTCGAAAAACGCGCCTTCCTGAAACGCCGGACTCAGTCGGGCGACCTTGCCTGCCACCAGCGGGCTCAACGAGATCTCGTTGTGGGGTCGCACGACCCCTTGGGCTCGGACGACGACCGGAAAATCTCGAGGCACAAGTTCCTGCACTTGGGTCCGGAGCGCTTGCGGGGTGGCGGGCGGACTCTTGGGTTTCACGGCTTCCCGTGACAGGATCACGAATCCGGCCCATCCCCCGGCGAGCAGCAGCACCGGAGGCAAACCACGCGACAGTCTCGCGAGCCAGTCCGAACTCTTGCCGGTGTTATCGCGGGAGACCATTGGATAGGCTGGGGGCTGGGTCATGCACGCTGCAACCCCATAAACGATCAAGAGGCTATTTTCCTGACCGTCGATCTCGGAGCATGCAACATCTCGTGCCTTTTGAAGTTGCGTCCGGGCACGCCCCAATTCCACGCGTCACACGCAGCAACGCATGTTTTCACGACGCCCGGAGGTGCGTTGGACAGGTTCGCATCATCGACATTCCATCGATCACGCCCG
The sequence above is a segment of the Verrucomicrobiota bacterium genome. Coding sequences within it:
- a CDS encoding efflux RND transporter periplasmic adaptor subunit, giving the protein MTQPPAYPMVSRDNTGKSSDWLARLSRGLPPVLLLAGGWAGFVILSREAVKPKSPPATPQALRTQVQELVPRDFPVVVRAQGVVRPHNEISLSPLVAGKVARLSPAFQEGAFFESGEVLLELEADDYRTALAVAQARVLGASAALQLARLSHLRDQESLKSNLIPQAQADVSAASLSQAQAELDSAQAQAERARRDLERTSIRAPFKGCVRKRFVGLGQLVSPSVPLGTIFAIDAVEVRLPIAGRELPFLKVPQTAGDPPLDVEFRNAIGGASEHVWKGKIVRSEGALDENSLELFVVARVEDPFGRESGHPPLRVGQPVVGFIQGQVLTNVLALPRGAVRQLDRIHLVNKEKLTLRGETIQAVWSSEDHVVVRNEQIPPGFLLATTHLVYAPDGAKVEILPSPRSAVVAAAETNRVSAGGRGEPVRN